The Acidimicrobiia bacterium genome contains a region encoding:
- a CDS encoding maleylpyruvate isomerase family mycothiol-dependent enzyme, with translation MASDLDYLGPIRNESTRFASCLARVDPSARVASCPEWDAADLLWHLTEVQMFWATIVRDRLDNYEAAEAQKPDRPTAPSAALALFDEATNALLDALEQAPDDVAVWMWSPIQTAGFVARWQATEAAIHRVDAEIVLGERTPIDAALATDGIDALVRYQFGWLPDWAPAEATGLFGAIETTDTGASLPFELVHYEATSPSTGKHYDEDVVVVRDGSTPASAFTVRGPAPELETWLFGRDPRSDAITSTGDAAVFARFEQVVRRGVE, from the coding sequence ATGGCTTCCGACCTCGACTACCTCGGCCCCATTCGCAACGAGTCGACGCGCTTCGCGAGCTGTCTCGCACGAGTCGATCCGAGTGCGCGCGTTGCGTCGTGTCCGGAGTGGGACGCGGCCGACCTGTTGTGGCACCTGACCGAGGTCCAGATGTTCTGGGCGACGATCGTGCGCGACCGGCTCGACAACTACGAGGCCGCCGAGGCGCAGAAGCCCGACCGGCCGACCGCGCCCTCGGCCGCGCTCGCGCTCTTCGACGAGGCCACGAACGCACTGCTCGACGCGCTCGAACAAGCCCCGGACGACGTGGCCGTGTGGATGTGGTCGCCGATCCAGACCGCCGGCTTCGTCGCTCGGTGGCAGGCGACCGAAGCCGCGATCCATCGCGTCGACGCGGAGATCGTGCTCGGCGAGCGAACGCCGATCGACGCCGCGCTCGCAACCGACGGCATCGACGCGCTCGTCCGTTACCAGTTCGGTTGGCTCCCCGACTGGGCGCCGGCCGAGGCGACCGGCCTCTTCGGCGCGATCGAGACCACCGACACCGGCGCGTCGCTCCCGTTCGAGCTCGTCCACTACGAGGCGACGAGCCCGAGCACCGGCAAGCACTACGACGAAGACGTCGTCGTGGTGCGCGACGGTTCGACTCCCGCGAGCGCGTTCACCGTGCGCGGACCCGCACCCGAGCTCGAGACGTGGCTCTTCGGTCGCGATCCACGCAGCGACGCGATCACGAGCACGGGCGACGCGGCCGTGTTCGCGCGCTTCGAGCAGGTGGTGCGACGCGGAGTCGAGTAG